The genomic DNA TGAGGTATCCATTGGAGACCCTACACATCTTAAAAATTATATACTATCTTTAATAGACTACTTTAATGAACAATCTATAACCAGTATTTTGACATCAGAATCAATTGAAGGGACTACCTTTGGTATTACAGAAACTAAACTTTCAGTGATTATTGATGTCATCATCCAATTAAGATATAAGGAGGAAGAAGGGAGGATAAATAAATATATTACTATTCTCAAGATGCGCGGTTCTGACCATGATAAGGAAATTAAGAAGTTTGAGATTACAAACTCTGGGATGGTAATTGGTAACTGGTAATTGGTAACTGGTGATTGGTGATTGGTGATTGGTAACTGGTGATTGGTAACTGGTAATTGGTAACTGGTGATTGGTAACTGGTAATTGGTAACTGGTAATTGGTAACTGGTGATTGGTAACTGGTGATTGGTAACTGGTGATTGGTAACTGGTGATTGGTAACTGGTAATTGGTAACTGGTAATTGGTAACTGGTGATTGGTAACTGGTAATTGGTAACTGGTAATTGGTAACTGGTGATTGGTAACCATTTAACCAGTTACCATTTAACCAATTACCAAATAAAGGAGGACTTCAATGGAAAAGATAAGGGAAGAGGAAATTTTGACAGCTAAAAAGGAAGAGGTGGTAGATATCTATGAAGATTTGCTTAAGAAGGTGTGGGATAGGATTGTACTGACATTAGGGGCGGTTACTGTAGTTGCTCTGTGGCGTAGAGTGATTAAACGGACTGCTAAAAAATATACGATTCTTCAGTACTTAGATGTTACCACTGAGGGAATTCAGTTCCAAAAATTAAAATCCAGAATATCTGAGCAGGAAAAAAAGATTATCAAGGATGGGTTTGAAGAGTTGATATTGGATCTATTTGATCTATTAGCTGAATTGACCGGGGATATGATTGTTGATAAATTATTTAAGAATGAAGTTACAACCAGGCTGAAAAGTATCCCAGAATAACAAAAGTAGAGAGTAGAAAGTAAAGAGAAATAAAGCTGATGCAGGAGGAAAAAATGATACAAGAAAAAAGTAAATCTTATTTAGAAGAACTTTATAAAATCTCGGAGTTGATGAGTTCTACATTTGACTTAGAAGAATTGTTAGAATTGATTATGGACTCAAGTATTAGAGTAACTAAGGCAGATGAAGGCTCCCTGATGCTTTTAGATGATAAAGAAGAAACTCTACAGATTAAGGTTGCAAGAGGTCTGCCAGAAGAGGCTAAGAAATCAGTCAGAATCAAAGTTGGCGAGCCAATTGCAGGCCTGGTAGCTAAAGAGGGAAAACCATTGCTTCTTACACACCAGAGTATTAGACAAGACCCCAGACTTTCAGCCCTTCAGGAAAGAGGAGCTATTAAATCAGCTCTTTCTATCCCCTTAAAGACTAAGGATAAGGTCATTGGGGTACTTAATTTGAATGTCATTATTACTGAGGCTACTTTTACTAAAGAAGATGTAGCACCTCTTACTATTTTTGCTGCACAAGCTGCCGTGGCGATTGAAAATGCTATGCTTTATTCTACTGCACAGCGTCGTACTGGAGAACTTATCATACTGAATAGAATTGGCAAAATGCTTAGTTCTACATTTGAGCAAGACCAGGTGTTAAAATTAATGTCAAAAAGTCTTGAGGAGATGATAGAGTTTGATATATTGACTTTACTTTTGTTAAATAGTGAGCGAGCAATGTTAAATATAATTTCACAAGAGCCTATTTCAGATGAATTAGTGGAGAAGGCTAAATTTCATCTGATTGATATACTTTGTGAATTTACAAATTGGAATTTTGATAAAAATCCAATCATTATCAAAAAAGCATTTAGAAAAAAGAGGCGAAAGGTTGTTTCCCATCCAATCAAATCTACCTTGAGTCTTCCTTTAGTGGCTAAAGATGAGACAATTGGTGCAGTAAGTATTTCAAGCTTTCAACCCA from bacterium includes the following:
- a CDS encoding HD domain-containing phosphohydrolase, with translation MIQEKSKSYLEELYKISELMSSTFDLEELLELIMDSSIRVTKADEGSLMLLDDKEETLQIKVARGLPEEAKKSVRIKVGEPIAGLVAKEGKPLLLTHQSIRQDPRLSALQERGAIKSALSIPLKTKDKVIGVLNLNVIITEATFTKEDVAPLTIFAAQAAVAIENAMLYSTAQRRTGELIILNRIGKMLSSTFEQDQVLKLMSKSLEEMIEFDILTLLLLNSERAMLNIISQEPISDELVEKAKFHLIDILCEFTNWNFDKNPIIIKKAFRKKRRKVVSHPIKSTLSLPLVAKDETIGAVSISSFQPNAFTQDNLRMFSTLTPQVAIALENARIYIDMQDLYTGTVEALASEIETRNPYTRGHSERVTHYAVKMAKKLGFNQKEIEVMRYAGLLHDLGKIGISDQVLLKPGKLTDEEYDTMKHHPIKSESILRVIAFLRQILPIVRHHHEHYNGKGYPDGLKSKKIPLGARIITVADAFDAMTSDRPYREAKSVEEAIEILKECSGTQFDPKIVKTFLEIVAEEK